A stretch of Bombina bombina isolate aBomBom1 chromosome 2, aBomBom1.pri, whole genome shotgun sequence DNA encodes these proteins:
- the LOC128646872 gene encoding tigger transposable element-derived protein 4-like, with translation MAPRKCNTLTLAMKVKVIEAYTKYKLSVKQCVEKFKCGKTQIYEAIKNKEKIMEEWLAGNGEVKRKAKATGNEDLNKLLWEWFVAARSKNLPISGPILQTQALALAKELGKTDFKASNGWLESFKRRHCIVWNEICGEAKDVDQETVSQWEEKLKMLKEPYATKDIYNGDETGLFFRLLPSKTLAVKREKCTGGKLSKERLTVFLCGNMDGRLEKPLVIGKAAKPRCFKNIDTTQLPVIWRANKKAWMTAELMSEWLKIFDRKMKREGHKVILFLDNATCHPHLKLSNVKLAWFPANTTSVTQPMDQGVIYTMKTHYRKLLLQSLVANISTTQNVHQLAKNDNEELPEIIQVTVEENNDIRSLFQQGGLVDSEIDRYIDIDKELATESTFTNAVELIDQQQDSDENMDDDQSAETTEIPSEPAIKSYQDALEIVHQLQEFALFNNCPELLEPITSTRHLIEKRITNAPRKQATLLALWGQENQ, from the exons ATGGCTCCTAGAAAGTGCAACACACTTACTCTTGCTATGAAAGTTAAAGTGATTGAGGCCTACACAAAATATaagttgtctgtaaaacaatgtgTTGAGAAATTTAAGTGTGGCAAAACACAAATTtatgaagctatcaaaaataaagagaaaatcatggaAGAATGGTTAGCTGGCAATGGCGAAGTGAAGAGGAAAGCGAAGGCAACTGGAAATGAAGATTTAAACAAGCTCCTGTGGGAATGGTTTGTAGCCGCACGCTCTAAAAATTTACCAATTTCTGGTCCTATACTACAAACACAAGCCCTCGCACTAGCCAAAGAATTAGGCAAAACAGATTTTAAGGCATCTAATGGCTGGttggaaagttttaaaaggagGCATTGCATTGTATGGAATGAAATATGTGGAGAAGCAAAGGATGTAGATCAAGAAACTGTTAGCCAATGGGAAGAAAAGCTCAAAATGCTTAAGGAACCATACGCTACAAAAGATATCTACAATGGCGATGAAACTGGCCTATTCTTTAGGTTGCTACCTTCAAAAACTCTGGCTGTTAAACGTGAAAAATGCACAGGAGGAAAGTTATCCAAGGAAAGATTGACGGTGTTCCTCTGTGGAAACATGGATGGGAGATTggagaagcctcttgtgattggtaaggCAGCAAAGCCACGTTGCTTCAAAAACATAGACACTACACAGCTTCCCGTTATTTGGCGTGCAAATAAAAAAGCCTGGATGACAGCAGAACTAATGTCTGAATGGCTCAAGATTTTTGACAGAAAAATGAAGAGAGAAGGTCATAAAGTCATCCTGTTTTTGGATAACGCTACCTGCCATCCACATCTGAAACTTAGCAATGTAAAATTAGCCTGGTTCCCTGCAAACACAACAAGCGTAACACAGCCAATGGACCAAGGTGTTATCTACACGATGAAGACACACTATAGAAAATTATTGCTACAGTCCTTGGTTGCAAACATTTCTACCACACAAAATGTACACCAGCTTGCCAA GAACGATAATGAAGAATTGCCAGAAATAATACAGGTGACTGTAGAAGAAAACAATGATATTCGTTCATTATTCCAGCAAGGAGGTCTTGTTGACAGTGAAATAGACCGTTACATTGACATAGACAAAGAACTTGCGACGGAAAGCACATTTACAAATGCTGTGGAACTTATAGATCAACAACAAGATAGTGATGAGAACATGGATGACGATCAAAGTGCTGAAACCACAGAAATTCCCAGTGAGCCAGCAATCAAAAGCTACCAAGATGCTCTAGAGATAGTTCACCAGTTGCAAGAGTTTGCATTATTTAATAACTGCCCGGAGCTTCTAGAACCAATAACATCCACTagacatttaattgaaaaaaggaTAACCAATGCCCCAAGAAAACAAGCAACATTATTGGCACTGTGGGGACAAGAAAACCAATAA